One Chloroflexota bacterium genomic window carries:
- a CDS encoding Mov34/MPN/PAD-1 family protein, translating to MATASGRDAATARPTPVGYLVNRKEGLTGAQGIGYDYVLGSGGLYVQSESAHLTARVLVAPCEVRGLAPVAEKVELAHGPIPARLFELGLCWFEDDPDTERFFAVRWDGRSYRLVVPEQEGTATRLKYRPPAGVVAEFHSHGRSRAFFSATDDRDEQGFRIYGVAGRLDSDRPELSLRVGVYGHFAPVQWSQFDGPNPGLRLVAEDPDPTNPIEGGD from the coding sequence ATGGCTACCGCTAGCGGCCGAGATGCCGCGACCGCCCGCCCGACGCCCGTCGGCTACCTCGTCAATCGCAAGGAGGGGCTGACCGGAGCGCAGGGCATCGGCTACGACTACGTGCTCGGATCGGGGGGTCTCTACGTCCAGTCCGAGAGCGCCCACCTGACGGCACGTGTGCTCGTCGCCCCCTGCGAGGTGCGGGGGCTGGCTCCCGTGGCCGAGAAGGTGGAGCTTGCCCACGGCCCCATCCCGGCCCGGCTCTTCGAGCTGGGGCTGTGCTGGTTCGAGGACGACCCGGACACCGAGCGGTTCTTCGCCGTGCGGTGGGACGGGCGCTCCTACCGGCTGGTGGTTCCCGAGCAGGAAGGGACTGCCACCCGGCTCAAGTACCGGCCCCCCGCAGGGGTGGTCGCCGAGTTCCACTCCCACGGACGCTCCCGCGCCTTCTTCTCGGCCACCGACGACCGGGATGAGCAGGGGTTCCGCATCTACGGCGTCGCCGGACGCCTCGACAGCGACCGGCCCGAGCTGAGCCTCCGGGTCGGCGTCTACGGCCACTTCGCCCCGGTGCAGTGGTCGCAGTTCGACGGCCCGAACCCCGGCCTCCGGCTGGTGGCCGAGGACCCTGACCCAACCAATCCAATAGAAGGAGGTGACTGA